One genomic segment of Natrialbaceae archaeon AArc-T1-2 includes these proteins:
- a CDS encoding site-specific integrase: protein MRMKNYEQKDGKRVWLEQTEVQLLLSKLPKRETEQHIGVKLGCKGGTRRAEAAAVTPIDVVRNSNGTYHLRIWSDVEKTGEYRETPIPVELATEINTLANAKGLDPDEAVLDVTPKTLYRWVKRAAERCYAETGDEGWLYVDYHDLRRTWGTHLLEQGVLPSVVMTWGGWTDWETFLRHYLGEFSPEALKRERSKVDYLEGDSSVVNDPQAHLMPVGTTHAHRS, encoded by the coding sequence ATGCGAATGAAGAACTATGAGCAGAAAGACGGAAAACGAGTCTGGTTAGAACAAACCGAAGTACAGCTGCTACTCAGCAAACTCCCAAAACGCGAAACCGAGCAGCACATCGGTGTTAAACTCGGGTGCAAAGGAGGCACTCGACGCGCCGAAGCGGCAGCAGTCACACCGATCGACGTTGTGCGGAACAGCAATGGGACGTACCATCTACGGATTTGGTCGGACGTCGAGAAAACCGGAGAGTACCGCGAAACACCAATCCCGGTCGAACTGGCGACAGAGATCAACACGCTAGCGAACGCAAAAGGACTCGACCCGGACGAGGCAGTGCTTGACGTTACGCCGAAAACACTGTACCGGTGGGTGAAGCGCGCAGCAGAACGATGCTACGCCGAGACAGGCGACGAAGGCTGGTTGTACGTCGATTACCACGACCTCAGGCGAACGTGGGGAACACACCTCTTAGAACAGGGAGTCCTCCCGAGCGTGGTTATGACGTGGGGTGGTTGGACAGACTGGGAAACGTTCTTGAGGCATTATCTTGGAGAATTCTCTCCAGAGGCGCTGAAGCGGGAGCGGTCGAAAGTCGATTACCTTGAAGGTGATTCATCGGTCGTAAACGACCCGCAAGCTCACCTAATGCCGGTCGGAACAACTCACGCGCACCGATCGTAA